Below is a window of Candidatus Equadaptatus faecalis DNA.
TGCGCTCCGTACTCAAGCGGGAATTGCCCGGTAAAACGTTTGCCTCACTGCGTTCGGCACAGGCGGGCAATTCACCCACCGCTTTCGTCTGCACTTAGCACTTCGCAAAACCTTAGAACCGCTAAAATCATCGTCTTCCTGCGAAAATCCGTCAGGAGCAGATTTTGCGCAGCCTGTGCCCCGTAGGGGTAGATCCAGCGACTTTGCCCCGCAGGGGCTTGTTTCTAACGGGCAAAGCCCGTAACGACACTGGATTCTGCACTTCCGCTTCGCTCCATGCAGAAAGACGGACTTTTTATTGTTTCTTCAAGGTTTTCGCTTTTAGCCTTGGGTTTTTGCTTATAGCATATAGCTTATGGCTTACAGCTTTCTTTTAGTTCTTCGTTCTGCGTTCGTCGTCTCGTGCCCTGTGGGGTATCTTCGTTCCGCGCAGCGGATCCAGCGACTTTGCCCCGCAGGGGCTTGTTTCTAACGGGCAAAGCCCGTAACGCCACTGGATTCCGCGCCTCCGCGTTGCTTCGCGCAGAATGACGGACTTTTTATTGTTTCTTCAAGGTTTTCGCTTTTAGCCTTTGGCTTTTGCTTATAGCATATAGCTTATGGCTTACAGCTTTTTTCCTTCCTGCCGTTATTATACCATTTCCGAAAGAATTTACACCGTTTTTTTGCGTTTTTTCTAAGTGTTTTTACTGATTTTTACTGCCGCCCAAAAATGCAAAATTCTTAAAATTGGTATTGACAATATATATATGTACACTCTGCGTGTAGTCTCATGGAAACGGTATAAAATCCCGCCTTTCAGGCGAGGTGAGTGTCGCGAAATCTCTTGTGAGACAAATTTTAGGAGGTGTATTTGTATGAAAAAGTTTTTTGCTTTAATGCTTTTGGTTGGTGCGCTGTTTGTTCTCTGTGCTCCTGCATTTGCCGACGGAGATTTGTGCCCGCTATGCGGCGAATATGCTGCCTATTATAATCCCCAGGCGAGCCGCTATGAATGCGCGTGGTGTTACTGGAAGTTTTAGGTGGAGTTGGGACAATTAAGCACAATGGAACGAGCGGGCTTATTGCCCGCTCATTTTTTTGCGGTCTCCGATTTTGTTGTCCTCCGGTTCAAAGGTTACAACAGGGAACAGTCTGTTCCGCCGTGCGCTATTTCAGCTTGAAATCCCAGTATTTGCTGTAATCCTCATGCAGGGATATTCTCATGGTCTGTTTGCCCATGTCATAGACAGAGGTGTACACGGTCTCCCAAAAACCGTCGGGGTTGTCGCGCGTGCAGTGCGAAAACGCCTGAACAATTTCGTCAACGTGCGGCTGCATTTCGTCCATCGGCGTATTTATGTTGTAATCCTTTCCTGTTGCGCTGTCGTATTGGTAATGCTCTGAATACCAGAAAGGCTTGGTACTCTTTTTGTATGCCTGCGTGTAATGCACGCTCTGCATAAGCCTGCGCATATTTTCTACGGAAGCTGCTTTGTCATAGCCCTTCTTAATGATGTCCATGCGCTCAATACCGCAGGCGTGAGGCGTATAACCGTCAACAGACAGATAATAATTCGTCATTGCCTCCGGATTTTTAACGACACGCAGTTCATTGTCCACTACTTCAACAACGTAAGATTCCTTCGGGTCTGCGATCATCCAGTGCAGTGTTGAAATTTTGGGCTTGTCAACAAGATTTTTGCCACGAAGCAGCTCAACAGCCTCCGCCGCGCTTTCCGCGTTGTCAAGAACATAGCGGACAACCGTAAGATACGGCAGGTCTTTTGCCCCTGGATTTGTGCTGTCATGTTCAACCTCTTTCGGAACGTAGTTTGAGTTGCACGTTACGCCTTTTTCGTTTATGCCGTCCAAAACCACGAACGGAAGCAGTTTTTTCATATCTTCGGAAAGTTCCCCGCTGTCTGCTTCCGCGAGGGGGACGTTTTGCATCATTACGACGCCCAGACTTGCGTAACGCTTGTCATTCCCCTCAACCCACACGACAAAATTGGGATCCTGTCCCATGAAAAAGTCGAAATTGCGCCCGTAAAAATTTCCGTTCACGACAGCGCTGCAGGCAAAAGCTTTTCCCTTGTCCGCCGCAGTTGTTATTTTGAAAAACTTTCTTATCAGCTCGGTATCGGAATAGACGCTCTCATCAAGGTCGTCATAGCGTGTCTTGTAAAGATAATCGGACACCTTTTCAACCTTCATCGCTTCCTCCGGCTTTTTGGAGTAATTTGCTTCGCTGTCCCCGTTGCACCCTCCGACGAAAATCACCGACGAAAACAGCACGGCAGCCGCGAAGAACACTAAAAGTTTTGATTTTATGTCTGACTTGAACATAACGATACCGCCTTCCAAAAATTTATACTGCCCAACGCCATTATAACATTTCAGCAAGAATTTGCACCGCTTTTCTTTTGTTTTTGTTTTTTGTTTGGCAGAGAGCTCTTGATAGATTGTTTCATTGATAAGACTTGACAAGTTCAATGGAAGAATTATAGAATTGCTGCGTCAGATTTCGCTTGGGAGGAGAAAAAGTTTATGGATAAGGATAGAATAATTTGGTTAGATTGTTTAAGGATAGCAGCTTGTTTTGCGGTTATATTTGCTCACACTGCTATACATGCATTTATAGCACGAGATCCAAGTTCATTGGGTTGGCATATTTGCAACTGTTATGACGTCATTGGGCAGTGGGCTAATTTTGCGTTCTTTATGATATCAGGAGTTTTCTTCCTTGATCCTGACAGGGAAATTTCTATAGATAAATTGTATTCAAAATATATTAAAAAGCTCGCCATTGTCTTTTTATTTTGGTTTCCCTTGAATAACATATTTTTCCTTTGGTATGGAAGCAAACTTTTCTCTCCAAATATTTTTGTGACAGCAAAAGTTTTTTTTCTTTTACGCCCATTGCATCTTTGGTTTTTGCCTATGATAATCGGCTTTTATATTTCCGTGCCGCTTCTTCGGTGCATAACGCAAAACGAAAAAATCCTGCCCTACTGCATATTTGTAGGCATATTGGCAACGTTAGTAAAGTACTTTAATGTAAAAATTATTGTAGATTTTGCCCGTTACATAGTAGCCCCATGTTTACCATTCATCCTGGGATATTATTTGATGAAGTGTAAAAAAATTAGCGGCAAAGCAGAATTTGCCTTGTATGCTCTCGGCATAATAGGGTATCTGTCTATGATTTTGCCAACAGCATATTTTTCATGCAAAGAAGGCAAGACACACATGGTGTACCTTGATGAGTGTAAATTTGTAATGGCTGTTGCAATTTTTTGCTTTTTCAAATGTCGTGTTGCTAAAGTAAATTTTTCTCCTCGGGCAAAATCAATAATACTGTTCCTATCTTCGCACACATTGGGGATATATTTGCTCCAAACGCCGCTTCGTTGTCTTGTTCACAGGTATCTTTTGCCAATAAATTCTTTTACCCCTTTATTTTCCATTCCTGTTGTGGCAATAATTACGTTTTTAATTTCTTTGGTAATAACTGTGTTACTCAAAAAAATCCCGCGGTTTAACAAGTATTTTATTTAGCAAAACTAATTTCCGGCGCACTATGTTTGACGGTGATCATCAGCGTGGGTGGCTATTTTGCAGACTATAACGTATAATTTTGACAAATATGGGGGTGCTTCGCATGAGGAGAAATAATTACGCCTTTTTGGCGGCGGCGGTTCTCTTGTTCGCCGTTTTGGCGTGGCTGAACGGCAGAGCCGGTTCCGTGGCGGGAGAGAGCTACAAGCCTGCGGCTTACGCCACGATTTTTGCCCTTTTCCCGCCCGTTATAGCGATAGTTCTTGCTCTTGTCACCAAGGAGGTTTATTCTTCGCTTTTTACCGGCATTTTCTTCGGAGCGCTGCTTTACGCAAACGGCAATCTTGAATTTATGCTGAATACGCTTTTTTACAATGCCGAGGGCGGTATGGTGACAAAGCTTTCCAATGCGTGGAACGTCGGTATCCTGATTTTTCTGATTATTTTGGGCATTCTTGTAGCGCTGATGAACAGGGTCGGCGGTTCCCGCGCCTTCGGGCACTGGGCTTCAAAGAACATCAAGACCCGCACGGGCGCTTTGTGCGCCACAGCTTTGCTCGGCATTCTGATTTTCGTGGACGACTATTTCAACTGCCTCACCGTCGGTTCGGTTATGCGTCCCGTTACGGACAAGTGCAATATCAGCCGCGCGAAACTCGCCTACCAGATAGACGCAACCGCCGCCCCTGTCTGTATTCTTGCGCCCGTTTCGAGCTGGGCGGCGGCCGTTTCGTCTTCCGTCCCCGCCGGTTCGCATATCAACGGTTTTACAATGTTTCTGCACACAATACCTTTCAATTTCTATGCACTCGGCACTTTGTTTATGCTTTTTGCCCTTGCGTTTATGGATTTTGATTTCGGCGCTATGAAGCTGCATGAGGACAACGCGGCAAAGGGCGACCTGTTCACCACTCCCGAACGCCCTTACGGCGAAGCGGACGAGGAGCTCAGCAATCCGAAAGGACAGGTGTTTGACCTGGCGGCGCCCGTTGCCATTCTGATTATTTTCTGCTGTACGGGTATGCTTTACACCGGCGGATTTTTTAAGGGCGTTCCTTTTGTTGACGCTTTCACGAACTGCGATGCTTCCAAAGGTCTTGTTTTCGGAAGCATTTCCACTCTTGCCGCGACTTTTCTGCTGTATATGTTCCGCAGCGTGATTACGTTCCGCGAGTTTATGGATTGCGTGCCCGACGGTTTTAAGGCTATGGTTGCCCCGGTTCTGATTTTGACTATGGCGTGGACGCTGTCAGGTATGACCACTCTGCTCGGCGCAAAGTTTTACGTGCATGACATAGTTGCAAGTTCGGCTGCCTCTCTGCGGCTTTTTCTTCCGTTTATTATTTTTATCATCGCGGTTTTCCTCGCTTTTTCAACAGGCACAAGCTGGGGAACTTTTGCGATTTTAATTCCGATTGTGTGCAATATTTTTGACAGTCCTGACACTTATCAGACTCTTGTAGTTTCAATCGCCGCCTGTCTTTCGGGCGCCGTCGCGGGCGATCACAGCTCGCCGATCAGCGACACGACTATTATGGCGTCCGCCGGCGCGCATTGCGAACACGTCAATCACGTAACAACACAGCTGCCTTACGTATCTGTCGTGACTGCCTGTTCCGCCGCAGGTTATCTCTTTACGGGGTGGCTTGCTTATTCTTTTGAGAACAGTTTTGCTTTGATCGGACTGCCTTTCACTCTCATGCTGCTGTTCGGTGCATTGTATACAATTCGTTCGCGCGTAAAAAATCACAGCGCATAACTCAGCCGCAAGGCATTATAAAAGCCCCGCTTTTGCGGGGCTCTGTTTTTTGGTTCGAACCGTTTTTTGTTGCTTATTACTAGTCAACCAGCTGGATTTTGTTGATACGAGAACCAGCCGCTTTCGCGTCTGTTTCTCGTATGTCCGTAATCCAGATTAGTCAACCAGCTGGATTACGACCATCGGCGACGCGTCGCCGGGGCGTGTTCCGAGTTTGACTATTCTTGTATATCCGCCGTTACGGTTGGCATATTTCGGACCAAGCTCGCTGAAGAGCTTGATTACCGCTTCTTTGTGCGGCATACGGGCGATAACAAGGCGGCGGTCGGTAAGTGTGCCTGATTTTGCTTTTGTAATCATTTTTTCGGCAACCTTACGAAGTTCTTTCGCTCTTGTTTCCGTTGTAACTATGCTGCCGGCCACAAAGAGACTTGCCGCCATGTTGCCGAGCATTGCCCAGCGATGGGAACTGCAGCGTCCCAGTTTTCTAAGTGCCATGCGGTGTCTCATTTATTTTTCCTCCTCTGTTTCTTTGTCTCCTGCAAGGTGAAGGTCAAGCTTTGCAAGCCTCTCTTCAATTTCCTTAAGGGAAATTCTGCCAAGGTTGCGCGTCTTCATAAGTTCTTCTTTGCTTTTTCCGACAAGGTCGCTTATGAGGTGCACACCTCCGCGAAGCAGACAGTTTTCGCTGCGGACGGAAAGCTCCAAATCGCGGACGGAACGGCTGAGCCATGCGTTGTCGCCTATCTGGTATGCTTTCTGTTTCGGCGTATTGTCGCTGATGTCCGGATCTTCAACGTCGCTGCTTCCCGGACCGGCTATTGTATCTATTATTGAGACGTAGTAGCTTTTGAGAATTTTTCCGGCCTGAACTATGGCGTCTTCGGCACTGATCGTGCCGTTCGTCCATATTTCAAGGTTGAGACTGTCGTAGTCTGTACGCTGTCCCAGACGTTTGTCAGCGATTTCGTATTTAACCCTTTCAACAGGCGAGAAAAGCGCGTCCGTCTGCATCGCGTCTGCCGGCAGCCACGCCGCGCGCGGTCTGTCAATAGGCGCATAGCCCGTTCCGGTGCTTATGTAGATATCCATTGCAATGCGGGCGCCGTCTTCAAGCGTGCAGATGTAGGCGTCCGGATTAGGGAATTCAATATCTGCGTCCGGTTCAATATCCGCCGCCGTAACGCGCTTCGGACCGACTGCGTCAAGTCTGAGCGTTTTTACGGTATTTGAGCGGCAGCTGACTGCTATATGCTTAAGGTTTACAAGAAGTTCAATCACGTCTTCCTTTACGCCGGAAACCGTGCTGAACTCGTGAAGAACACCCTCTATGCGAACCGCAATGATTGCTGCTCCGGAGATTGAAGAAAGCAGAACGCGGCGGAGCGAGTTTCCGAGCGTTACCCCGTAGCCTCTTTCAAGCGGCTCGATTGTTAATTTACCGTATGAGGGGGTAGACTCCTGCATTACGACATCGTAACGATCGTGTTCCATACTAACCCCTTCCTTTCACTTGTTAGCACTAACGTGCATAGAATTCGACAACGAGCTGCTCCTGGACAGGAACTTCAATCTGTTCGCGGACAGGCAGCGTCACGACCGTTCCCGTAAGCGCGTCGGCATTAAGCTCAAGCCACGCAGGAACTGCGTGGGTCACGGCGCTTTCAACGTTTTCCTTGATGACTGCGAGTTCGCGGCTGCCTTCGGCAACGGCGATTACGTCGCCCTGTTTAAGGATCGCGCTGGGGATGTCAAGCTTGCGTCCGTTGACGGTGAAATGTCCGTGGCGGACAAGCTGACGTGCCTGGGCACGGCTGACGCCGAAACCGAGACGGTAGACAATGTTGTCTATGCGGCGTTCAAGAAGCTGAAGGAAGTTGTGGCCTGTCTGTCCGGCAAGTCTTGCTGCTTCAGCGTAAATTGTGCTGAACTGTGTTTCGTTGAGGCTGTAGAAACGGCGAAGTTTCTGTTTTTCGCGAAGACGGAGTCCGTATTCGCTCATTTTGCCGCGGCGTGTTCCGTGCTGTCCCGGTTTTGAATTGCGTTTTTTGAATGCGCATTTCTCGGTATAGCAGCGGTCGCCTTTAAGAAAGAGCTGGCAGCCTTCTGCACGGCAGAGGCGGCATACAGGTCCTGTATATCTGCTCATACTTTGTTTCCTCCTTTAAAACTACACGCGACGACGCTTCGGCGGACGGCATCCGTTGTGCGGAATCGGTGTTGCGTCACGAATGACGTTAATGCTGAGTCCTGCTGCCTGAAGGGCACGAATTGCTGATTCGCGTCCGGGTCCCGGACCTTTGACGATTACGTCAACTTCGGTGACACCATGTTCCTGGGCTGCTTTTGCTGCCTGGGCTGCTGACATCTGCGCTGCATACGGAGTTGATTTGCGTGCGCCCTTGAATCCGACGTTTCCGCCTGCAGACCATGAAAGGGCGTTGCCCTGTTTATCCGTAAGCGTTACGATTGTGTTGTTGAACGTTGAATAAATGTGTGCAACACCGTAGCTTACGTTCTTCTTATCTTTGCGTTTACGAGTACGCTGTACGCGTTTGGCCACTTGATATTCCCTCCCTGTAAAGCGTTATTTCGTAGCTTTTTTCTTGCCGGCAACCGTGCGTTTCGGTCCCTTGCGGGTGCGGGCGTTGGTTTTGGTCTTCTGTCCGCGGACAGGAAGTCCCTGACGGTGTCTGAGACCACGGTAACTTCCGATGTCCATAAGACGTTTGATGTTCATTGCTCTCTCACGGCGAAGGTCGCCTTCGAGAACGTAGTTTTCGAGTTCTGCGCGAAGCTTCTGTTCGTCTTCCTCGCTCATATCCTTGACGCGGACGTCAGGATTCACACCCGTTGCTTCAAGAATGCGGCTTGCATAGGCAGGTCCGATTCCGTAAATGTAGGTGAGGGCGATTTCGATTCTTTTTTCGCGCGGCAGATCGACTCCTGCTAAACGTGCCATAAGCTGTTATCTCCTTCCACCCTGGCGCTGTTTGTGACGCGGGTTTTTGCTGCAAATAACGCGCACGACGCCATGACGTTTGATTATTCTGCAAAATTCACAAATTGGTTTGACCGATGGTCTTACTTTCATTTGTTGCAGACCTCCTTGAGAAATTCTTAATACATAGATTTGTTTTTTATTTGTATCTATATGTGATTCGCCCACGGGTCAAGTCGTATGGCGAAAGCTCCAATTGTACACGGTCACCCGGAAGAATCCTTATAAAATTCATCCGCATCTTTCCGGAAACATGGGCCAGTATTTTATGACCGTTTTCCAACTCTACACGGAACATGGCATTAGGCAGCGGTTCAACAACCTTACCCTTTACCTCAATTACATCTTCCTTGTCCATGCAGTTTCTCAACCTCCCTGTTTGCAGGATACGCTGCCTTTGTTCAGACTGCCGGAATCTTACCGATCCGCCAGACGTTATCCGGGGTTCTGTTCCCGCAACCTCTCGGCAGCTCTTTAAGATTGATCTGCGTCTCTTGTGAAGGTGTTTCATGTTCTTTCATTCCGGACTGCCGCATTCGCCAAAATCCGTGTCTGCGCCACCCGTTTTCGAATCACCTTCCGTGGCACTGCCACGAATAAATTTCCTGCGTACTTTGTTTGACGAACTTTTACAAGATCGCCGGGTCTGAATTTCGCTGCGCTATTCCTCCCACGGAGTAAGTATCTCAACCCCGTTGTCCGTGACGAGCAGCGTATTTTCAAAATGCGCCGCGTCACTGCCGTCAGCTGTAACGACCGTCCACTGGTCGTCCAAAGTTTTAACTTCTTCAGCGCCCGTCATTACCATTGGTTCAACACAAAAGGTCATTCTCGGTTTTATGACAAGTCCGCTGCCCTGCTTCCCGTAGTTGGGAACCTGAGGCGCTTCGTGCGGTCTCCTGCCTATTCCGTGACCGGCATAGTCTCTGACGAGACCGTAGCCCTGCGGTATAACGGTCTGTTCAACCGCGTAACCGATATCTCCGAGTGTTGCCCCCGGTTTGACTGCCTTCATACCGTTGTGGAGAGACTGAAGAGTGATGTCGAGCAGCCGCTTGCGTTCATCACTGATTTGTCCAACTGCGTACGTACAGCAGGCATCGCCGAAAAATCCGTCTATGGAGGCTCCTGTATCTACCGTAAAGATGTCACCCTCCTGGAGGATTCTGTCTTTTGAAGGTATTCCGTGAACCACCTCGTTGTTGATTGAGGCGCATATCGTTCCTGGAAATGCTACCGGAACCCATGACACTTTGTAGTTCTTAAAAGCAGGTTTACCGCCTGACTTTCTGATAAGATCCTCGGCAGCCAGGTCCAGAGTCAGCGTATCCACACCCGGCTTTACGAGGTCTCTCATCAGTTTAAGTATATCTGCTACAAGCTGTCCCGCTTTCCTCATTTTCACAAGGTCGCGGTCGCTTTTGAAGGTTATCATTTATCTTATGCCTTTGCTCTCAAGCAGATTCAGGACAGCATCCTTAGCTCCCGATGCGTCAATTTTGAGAAGAACGCCCTGCGAGCCGTAGTAATCGACTATGGGCGCCGTCTGCTCGTGGAATACGGCGAGGCGTTTGCGGATGACTTCTTCCTTGTCGTCATCGCGCTGAATGACCTCTCCTCCGCATTTGTCGCAGACACCTTCAACCTTTGCAGGTTTGAGCATCGTGTTGTAAATTTCTCCGCACGCCTTGCAAACTCTTCTTGAAGTAAGTCTGTTGACAACGACTTCGTCTTCAATTTCAAGTTCCACCGCCGCGTCGAGTCTCATGCCGAGTTTGTCCAAAAGCCTGCCCAGCGCTTCTGCCTGAGGCAGCGTTCTCGGAAAACCGTCGAGCATAAATCCTGCAATGCAGTCGTTTTCCTTGAGGCGTTCCTCCATCATGTCAATTATGACCTGATCCGGAACGAGTTTGCCTGCGTCCATATAGGATTTCGCCAATTTTCCGAGCTCAGTGCCTTCTTTGACGTTGGCCCTGAGCATATCGCCCGTTGAAATGTGGGCTATCGGATATTTGGCTTTAATCGTTGCGGCCTGTGTTCCCTTGCCTGCGCCCGGGGCGCCTATAAGGATTATTCTCATCTTGTTCAGTTCTTATTACAGTCTGAGAAGACCGCCTGATTTGTTCTGGCGTTTCAAAATGCCCTGATAGTGGCGCATAAGAAGCTGCGCTTCGATCTCGTGAACAGTGTCAAGAGCGACACCGACAACGATGATGACCGCGGTTCCGCCGAAATAGAAGGAGTGGATGTTGAGAACTCTCGTCATAATCGTCGGGACAACCGCGATGAGTGCGAGGGCCGCAGATCCGGCGAGCGTAATGCGCTCCATAACCTTCTCTATGTATTCTTCGGTCGGCTTGCCCGGACGGATACCGAGAATAAAGCCGCCGTTTTTCTTCATGTTTTCGGCTATTTCATCCGGTTTGAAGACAACAGCCGTGTAGAAGAAACCGAAGAAAACTATCAGGATTACGTACAGTATCATGTAAACAGGACTCGTCGGGCTGAACCACTGAACGATTTTCTGCGCTGTGGCGCCGTGGAAGAATCCGGCGATAGTGTACGGGAAAAGCAGTATTGATGACGCGAAGATAATAGGTATAACGCCTGCCGTATTGACTCTGAGCGGGATGAACGTGCTCTGTCCGCCGTACATTTTGTTGCCTACCACGCGTTTGGCGTACTGGACGGACATGCGGCGCTGACCTTCCTGAAGAAGGATACATCCGGCTATAACCGCAAGCATAAACACGATTGCGATGAGAAATACGATGAAATTAAGTTCGCCGAGTTTCAGAAGCTGGAACGTGCGAATGACCGCATCGGGAATTCTTGCGACGATACCCGCAAAAATGAGCATTGAAATACCGTTGCCAATTCCGTAGTCGGACATAAGCTCACCGATCCACATAACGGCCATTGCGCCCGTCGTGAGCGTGAGCGTTACGACGCACACGTCAATCCATGAACCGGAGAAAATTCCTGCGCTTCTGAGCCAGCCTGTCATACCAAGAGCCTGAACAACCGCGAAAACGATGGTACCGATACGTGTGTACTGCACCATTTTTTTCTGGCCTTCAGGACCTTCCTTCATCATTTTCTCAAGGCTCGGTATAACAACTGCGAGCAGCTGCATAACGATACTTGAGTTGATATACGGCGTGACGCCCATTGCAAAGATACCAAATCTGCTGAGGGCGCCGCCTGCGAAGAGGTCGAGGAAACCCAGTATACCGCTCTGTTCAAAAAGCTTTGAAAGTGCCGCTGCATTGATACCCGGCGTCGGAATAAGCGCACCGAGACGGTACACAAAGAGCGCGCCGAGAACAAAGAGGAAGCGGCGTTTCAAATCAGGCAGTCTGAAGGCATCTTTTAAGGAGTCTAACACCTTAGATCACCTCGGCTTTTCCACCGGCTGCTTCGAGCTTTGCTTTTGCTGAAGCGCTGAATGCTTTTGCCTTTACTGTAAGTTTTTTCGTGATTTCGCCTTCACCGAGAATCTTGAGAGGCGCCGCCGCGTCTGAGATAAGGCGGAGAGCTGCGAGCTTAGCCGCATCCACTTCTGCCCCGTCTTCAAAGCGGGCGTCGAGTTCGTCAAGATTCACGACCTGATATTTAACAGCAAAACGGAAGTTGCTGAAGCCGCGTTTAGGGATGCGGCGGGCAAGCGGCATCTGGCCGCCTTCAAAGTTCGGGCTGATGTCCGGGCTTTTGCGGGCTTTCTGACCTTTATGGCCTTTACCTGCTGTTTTACCCTGTCCGCTTCCAAGTCCCTGTCCGAGACGTTTTTTGGCTTTTCTTGAGCCCGGTGCCGGGCAAAGTTCTTCAAGCTTCATGCCGGAACCTCCTATTCTTCCTCTGACCACTCGAGCAGGTGGCTGATCTTGTTGACCATGCCGCGAATCTGCGGAGTGTCATTGTGAATTACAGTGTCATTGAGCTTGTGAAGTCCGAGAGCTGCAATGACTCTTTCCTGACGCGGAGGACGTCCGACTGTGCTTCTTTTCCATGTAATGCGAAGTTTGGCCATAGTCTGTGAACCTCCTATGCGTCTTTACGCTCGATACCGCGGAGACGGTATATTTCTTCCGGCGTGCGGAAGCGTTTAACCGCGTCCATGGTTGCGTATGCGATGTTAATCGGGTTTGCCGTTCTGCCCGTTACCTTAGCGATAACGTCTTTAATTCCGCCAAGTTCCATGATCGGACGAACCGATGAACCTGCGAGAACTCCGGTACCCGGGGCTGCGGGACGGAAGAGAACTTCCGCTGCGCCGAATTTGCCGATAATCGGGTGAGGAATTGTCGTACCAACCTTTTTAAGGTCGATAAGGTTTTTCTTTGCATGCTCTACAGCTTTGCGCATTGCTTCGGAAATTTCCTTCGCTTTGCCCATGCCGAGACCAACCTGGTCAACGCCGTCACCAACCGCAACGAGGACTGCGAAACGGAAACGTTTGCCGCCTTTGACAACCTTTGCTACGCGGTTGACAAAAACTACGCGCTCCGTAAGTTCCATTCCTCTGCTGCTGTATGATTTATTGGCTTCTTTTTTGTTGTTTGTCTTGTTTTCTTTCGCCACGGTACTCTGCCTCCCCTTAGAACTTCAGGCCGGCTTCACGAGCTGCATCTGCGAGAGCCTGGACTCTTCCGTGATAGATGTGTCCGCCTCTGTCAAAAACAACTGTGTTGACGCCTTTAGCCAGAGCACGTTCCGCTATCTGTTTGCCAACCTCTTTGGCTGCTTCGATGTTTCCTTTTTTGTCTGCGCCGAAGCTTTTGTCCATCGTTGAGGCTGAAACAAGCGTGCATCCCTTTTCGTCATCGATAATCTGAGCGTAGATATGCTTCAGACTGCCGAATACCGAAAGACGCGGGCGTTCCGCTGTTCCGGATACGTGCTTCCTGAGGCGCTGGTGGCGGAGTTCGCGCATTGCATTACGACTGCGATTTTTCAACGTCCTACACCTCGCCTTTACTTCGATTTAGCACCGGCTTTGCCGGCCTTGCGAATTACGTACTCGCCTTCGTATCTGATACCTTTGCCTTTGTACGGTTCCGGTGAGCGGTATTCGCGTATGTTAGCCGCGACCTGACCTACGATCTGTTTGTCAATGCCGCTGACTGTGATGTTAATCGGTGACGGGCAGGCGAATTCGATTCCCTGCGGGGGAACGACTTCAATCGTGTGCGAATAGCCGAGGCTGAGCACAAGCGTTTTGCCCTGCATGGCAGCACGGTAGCCTACGCCGACGATTTCAAGTTTTTTCTCAAAACCTGAGCTTACACCGGTGATCATGTTGTTGAGGAGAGCTCTTGTCATACCGTGAGCAGCGCGTACGGCTTTAATTTCGCTTTCGCGCTCTACGACAACTTTGCCCTCTTCAAGCTTGACGTTGATCTGCGGCATAATGTCCATTTCAAGCGTGCCT
It encodes the following:
- a CDS encoding adenylate kinase, whose amino-acid sequence is MRIILIGAPGAGKGTQAATIKAKYPIAHISTGDMLRANVKEGTELGKLAKSYMDAGKLVPDQVIIDMMEERLKENDCIAGFMLDGFPRTLPQAEALGRLLDKLGMRLDAAVELEIEDEVVVNRLTSRRVCKACGEIYNTMLKPAKVEGVCDKCGGEVIQRDDDKEEVIRKRLAVFHEQTAPIVDYYGSQGVLLKIDASGAKDAVLNLLESKGIR
- the rpsM gene encoding 30S ribosomal protein S13; translation: MARLAGVDLPREKRIEIALTYIYGIGPAYASRILEATGVNPDVRVKDMSEEDEQKLRAELENYVLEGDLRRERAMNIKRLMDIGSYRGLRHRQGLPVRGQKTKTNARTRKGPKRTVAGKKKATK
- the rplO gene encoding 50S ribosomal protein L15, whose translation is MKLEELCPAPGSRKAKKRLGQGLGSGQGKTAGKGHKGQKARKSPDISPNFEGGQMPLARRIPKRGFSNFRFAVKYQVVNLDELDARFEDGAEVDAAKLAALRLISDAAAPLKILGEGEITKKLTVKAKAFSASAKAKLEAAGGKAEVI
- the infA gene encoding translation initiation factor IF-1; this translates as MDKEDVIEVKGKVVEPLPNAMFRVELENGHKILAHVSGKMRMNFIRILPGDRVQLELSPYDLTRGRITYRYK
- the secY gene encoding preprotein translocase subunit SecY → MLDSLKDAFRLPDLKRRFLFVLGALFVYRLGALIPTPGINAAALSKLFEQSGILGFLDLFAGGALSRFGIFAMGVTPYINSSIVMQLLAVVIPSLEKMMKEGPEGQKKMVQYTRIGTIVFAVVQALGMTGWLRSAGIFSGSWIDVCVVTLTLTTGAMAVMWIGELMSDYGIGNGISMLIFAGIVARIPDAVIRTFQLLKLGELNFIVFLIAIVFMLAVIAGCILLQEGQRRMSVQYAKRVVGNKMYGGQSTFIPLRVNTAGVIPIIFASSILLFPYTIAGFFHGATAQKIVQWFSPTSPVYMILYVILIVFFGFFYTAVVFKPDEIAENMKKNGGFILGIRPGKPTEEYIEKVMERITLAGSAALALIAVVPTIMTRVLNIHSFYFGGTAVIIVVGVALDTVHEIEAQLLMRHYQGILKRQNKSGGLLRL
- the rpsE gene encoding 30S ribosomal protein S5, whose product is MELTERVVFVNRVAKVVKGGKRFRFAVLVAVGDGVDQVGLGMGKAKEISEAMRKAVEHAKKNLIDLKKVGTTIPHPIIGKFGAAEVLFRPAAPGTGVLAGSSVRPIMELGGIKDVIAKVTGRTANPINIAYATMDAVKRFRTPEEIYRLRGIERKDA
- the rpmJ gene encoding 50S ribosomal protein L36, which gives rise to MKVRPSVKPICEFCRIIKRHGVVRVICSKNPRHKQRQGGRR
- the map gene encoding type I methionyl aminopeptidase yields the protein MITFKSDRDLVKMRKAGQLVADILKLMRDLVKPGVDTLTLDLAAEDLIRKSGGKPAFKNYKVSWVPVAFPGTICASINNEVVHGIPSKDRILQEGDIFTVDTGASIDGFFGDACCTYAVGQISDERKRLLDITLQSLHNGMKAVKPGATLGDIGYAVEQTVIPQGYGLVRDYAGHGIGRRPHEAPQVPNYGKQGSGLVIKPRMTFCVEPMVMTGAEEVKTLDDQWTVVTADGSDAAHFENTLLVTDNGVEILTPWEE
- the rpmD gene encoding 50S ribosomal protein L30; protein product: MAKLRITWKRSTVGRPPRQERVIAALGLHKLNDTVIHNDTPQIRGMVNKISHLLEWSEEE
- the rpsK gene encoding 30S ribosomal protein S11 produces the protein MAKRVQRTRKRKDKKNVSYGVAHIYSTFNNTIVTLTDKQGNALSWSAGGNVGFKGARKSTPYAAQMSAAQAAKAAQEHGVTEVDVIVKGPGPGRESAIRALQAAGLSINVIRDATPIPHNGCRPPKRRRV